Proteins encoded within one genomic window of Amorphoplanes friuliensis DSM 7358:
- a CDS encoding alpha/beta hydrolase has translation MSRRHLIDSEVLVPLEALQQALPGGFNAIPDIVQRRAAVVGMLSAIEVPENPNVVKEDRTVPGPAGDPDITVRIYRPRNATGTLPGIYYIHGGGMVLGSVDGEDPAATVLCDQVGAVVVSVEYRLAPEHPHPAPVEDCYAGLVWVAANAAELGIDPDRLAIYGASAGGGLTIGTALIARDRGGPALKFIMPIYPMLDDRNETESSHEITDIGIWDRSGNLEAWGWYLGGKEADQYAAPARAQDLTGLPPAFIDVGTVDLFRDEDIAFAQRLMAAGVPTELHIHPGSYHAAETFAADAALSRRIWALRIDALRRGLA, from the coding sequence ATGTCTCGTCGTCATCTCATCGATTCCGAGGTCCTCGTCCCGCTGGAGGCCCTGCAGCAAGCTCTGCCCGGTGGCTTCAACGCCATCCCCGACATCGTCCAGCGCCGTGCGGCCGTGGTCGGCATGCTCAGCGCCATCGAGGTGCCGGAGAACCCGAACGTCGTCAAGGAGGACCGGACGGTTCCCGGGCCGGCCGGCGACCCCGACATCACGGTGCGGATCTACCGGCCGCGGAACGCCACCGGCACCCTGCCGGGCATCTACTACATCCACGGCGGCGGGATGGTGCTCGGTTCCGTCGACGGTGAGGACCCGGCCGCGACCGTGCTGTGCGACCAGGTCGGCGCGGTGGTCGTCTCGGTCGAGTACCGCCTCGCCCCGGAGCACCCGCACCCCGCACCCGTGGAGGACTGCTACGCCGGGCTGGTCTGGGTGGCTGCCAACGCGGCCGAGCTCGGCATCGACCCGGACCGGCTGGCGATCTACGGTGCCAGCGCCGGTGGTGGCCTGACCATCGGGACCGCGCTGATCGCCCGCGACCGGGGCGGGCCGGCGCTGAAATTCATCATGCCGATCTACCCGATGCTCGACGACCGCAACGAGACGGAGTCCAGCCACGAGATCACCGACATCGGCATCTGGGACCGGTCCGGCAACCTCGAGGCCTGGGGCTGGTACCTCGGTGGCAAGGAGGCCGACCAGTACGCCGCTCCGGCGCGGGCGCAGGACCTGACGGGACTGCCGCCGGCGTTCATCGACGTCGGGACGGTCGACCTCTTCCGCGACGAGGACATCGCCTTCGCGCAGCGGCTGATGGCGGCCGGGGTGCCGACCGAGCTGCACATCCATCCCGGCAGCTACCACGCGGCGGAGACCTTCGCCGCCGACGCGGCCCTGTCGCGGCGCATCTGGGCACTGCGGATCGACGCCCTGAGAAGGGGTCTCGCCTAA
- a CDS encoding chaplin family protein: MKLVRGTLVMLGTAAAALAFAAGPASAHYDDDDNYGGYGGGSQSSHHNVGLLNGNQAYFPISVPLNFCGNSIALLGVSQSSAACYND; this comes from the coding sequence ATGAAACTGGTTCGAGGCACGCTGGTCATGCTCGGTACCGCTGCGGCCGCCCTGGCCTTCGCGGCGGGTCCCGCCAGCGCGCACTACGACGATGACGACAACTACGGTGGTTACGGCGGCGGCAGCCAGTCCTCCCACCACAACGTCGGTCTGCTGAACGGCAACCAGGCGTACTTCCCGATCAGCGTGCCGCTGAACTTCTGCGGCAACAGCATCGCGCTGCTCGGCGTCAGCCAGAGCAGTGCCGCCTGCTACAACGACTGA